Proteins from one Mycobacterium adipatum genomic window:
- a CDS encoding HNH endonuclease signature motif containing protein, translated as MDATDLETFVDALIDDLTPVAAREGDRPLFHLLDAPRRGVDDEAVVAVLAAAVTLRNLADHVIASAVVAAERAAIPARQHLRTGTDLLTSIGVAPGAAHRAVRVGRAAHTLPALTAQQRLGAVGIEFADAVGKGISHITSRVALSEEDRAEIVTTLMTQTTPSLVDKKARGIAITKAATSSPEEGAVPVAENTDLNDMTVVQTEDGRVAATLDLDALTGEELLAALDPLTRPIPLPDGSPDPRPVGRRRADAFGQILRTYLSGSGRPMSGGVLPHVTLIRPATQGVDTLGFGGPISTATAELIACDSTLTSVIVDHSGAPLDVGRSERLFTPLIRKGLAVRDGGCAHPGCGRPVSWCDAHHITPWSAGGTTSLDNGVLLCRLHHTAIHHGGWQVYLGPDRHPWFIPPHAQGTPTPEHLRSHARRTMTDLPTAA; from the coding sequence ATGGACGCCACTGATCTCGAGACGTTTGTTGATGCGTTGATCGATGACCTCACCCCTGTCGCCGCGCGGGAGGGCGATCGCCCCCTGTTCCATCTGCTCGACGCTCCCCGCCGCGGTGTTGACGACGAGGCGGTGGTGGCGGTGCTGGCCGCCGCGGTCACCCTGCGCAACCTGGCCGACCATGTCATCGCCTCCGCGGTCGTGGCCGCCGAGCGGGCCGCGATCCCGGCCCGACAACACCTGCGCACGGGGACCGATCTGCTCACCAGCATCGGCGTGGCCCCCGGCGCAGCGCACCGAGCCGTGCGGGTGGGCCGGGCGGCGCACACCCTGCCGGCACTGACCGCGCAGCAGCGCCTCGGTGCGGTCGGGATCGAATTCGCCGACGCCGTCGGCAAAGGCATCAGCCACATCACCAGTCGGGTGGCCCTGTCCGAGGAAGACCGCGCCGAGATCGTGACGACATTGATGACCCAAACCACCCCCTCGTTGGTGGACAAGAAGGCCCGCGGGATCGCCATCACCAAAGCCGCCACCTCATCCCCCGAGGAGGGTGCGGTCCCGGTCGCGGAGAACACCGACCTCAACGACATGACCGTGGTGCAAACCGAGGACGGGCGGGTGGCGGCCACCCTCGACCTCGATGCGCTCACTGGCGAAGAACTGCTCGCCGCCCTGGACCCGTTAACTCGGCCGATCCCGCTGCCGGACGGATCGCCGGACCCCCGCCCGGTCGGGCGGCGCCGCGCCGACGCATTCGGGCAGATACTGCGCACCTACCTGTCTGGCTCCGGGCGCCCGATGTCGGGTGGGGTGCTCCCGCACGTCACCCTCATCCGACCCGCAACGCAGGGCGTGGACACCCTCGGATTCGGTGGCCCCATCAGTACCGCGACCGCTGAGCTCATCGCCTGTGACAGCACTTTGACTTCGGTGATCGTCGACCACTCGGGCGCACCACTGGATGTGGGACGCAGCGAAAGACTGTTCACCCCGCTCATCCGCAAAGGGTTAGCCGTGCGTGACGGGGGCTGCGCACACCCCGGGTGCGGGCGGCCGGTGTCCTGGTGCGATGCCCACCACATCACCCCCTGGTCCGCCGGGGGCACCACCAGCCTCGACAACGGCGTCCTGCTCTGCCGACTCCACCACACCGCGATCCACCACGGCGGCTGGCAGGTCTACCTCGGCCCCGACCGCCACCCCTGGTTCATCCCACCCCACGCCCAGGGCACACCAACACCCGAGCATCTGCGCTCCCACGCCCGACGCACCATGACCGACCTACCCACCGCCGCATAA
- a CDS encoding FAD-dependent oxidoreductase, protein MGTALQAVVVGSGISGLTTAISLLEAGHAVRIAAAERALSTTSAVAAAVWFPTHVAPWERVSGWGAHTFDVLAEQASAQVPGVVMRESLSLYRESPGEPAWTAAVGNLRPARADELPPGYAHGLRYAVPLAEMPRYLPWLEERVRALGGEVDQRRLRSLDDVGEEADVVINCAGLGAGALVDDPSVYPVRGQIVRVSNPGLTMSVRDEEHPGGRAYVHPRTADCILGGTLDEGRWDTTVDETVGAAILARCADLVPALRDAHVLEQVVGLRPGRPTVRLEEGEPLNSGARVVHNYGHGGSGITLCWGCALEVTALVGGSHPDQRKYCSPPVG, encoded by the coding sequence ATGGGCACGGCATTGCAGGCCGTCGTGGTCGGCTCCGGGATCAGCGGCCTGACCACCGCCATCTCGCTGCTGGAGGCCGGCCACGCGGTGCGCATTGCGGCCGCCGAGCGCGCCTTATCCACCACCTCGGCCGTGGCGGCCGCGGTGTGGTTCCCGACCCATGTCGCACCGTGGGAGCGCGTATCGGGCTGGGGTGCACACACCTTCGATGTGCTCGCCGAGCAGGCCTCGGCGCAGGTACCGGGGGTCGTCATGCGTGAGTCGCTGAGCCTGTATCGAGAATCGCCGGGCGAACCCGCGTGGACGGCCGCCGTCGGCAATCTCCGACCGGCCCGCGCGGACGAACTGCCACCGGGCTATGCCCACGGATTGCGCTATGCGGTGCCGTTGGCGGAGATGCCCCGTTATCTCCCATGGCTGGAGGAACGGGTCCGAGCCCTCGGCGGCGAAGTCGACCAGCGCCGGCTGCGTTCACTGGACGACGTGGGCGAGGAGGCAGACGTGGTGATCAACTGTGCCGGCCTCGGCGCGGGCGCACTGGTCGACGACCCTTCGGTGTATCCGGTGCGAGGCCAGATCGTCCGGGTCAGCAATCCCGGCCTGACGATGTCGGTTCGTGACGAGGAGCATCCCGGCGGTCGCGCGTACGTACACCCCCGGACCGCGGACTGCATTCTCGGCGGCACCCTGGACGAGGGCCGATGGGACACCACGGTGGACGAGACCGTCGGAGCGGCGATCCTGGCGCGGTGCGCCGACCTGGTGCCCGCCCTGCGCGATGCTCACGTGCTTGAGCAGGTGGTGGGGCTACGCCCCGGGCGCCCGACCGTCCGACTCGAAGAGGGCGAGCCATTGAACTCCGGAGCTCGAGTCGTGCACAACTACGGGCACGGCGGTTCGGGAATCACCCTGTGCTGGGGCTGCGCCCTCGAGGTCACCGCACTCGTCGGCGGCTCCCACCCCGATCAGCGGAAGTACTGCTCACCGCCGGTCGGGTAG
- a CDS encoding Hsp70 family protein produces MTDPLGLSIGTTNLVAARVGDRPVTRRAVLTLPVQGAPEVGVPSGRPGQVLTGFVDRVGDPVPLVAPDGSSYPADDLLVEALEAMVGVAGGTVSAQTAIAVPAHWDAATLRALRASLRSNPVLSPNGTTPRLVSDAVAALTSLRAHPGLGAGGPVVLVDLGGGGTSITLADSGLGFEPLDETTRVAEFSGDLIDQALLTHVLSGIEDTDPGATAAVGLLGTLRDECRQAKERLSAAAATEIPVELPGYRSVVRVTRAELEALLAEPVQHVLDELDNLLQRNRISWTDVTVVATAGGGASIPLVTQKLSAHTQIPVVSTPQPALDAAVGAALFAAYAAEAGAQTGMAPALGADAPTSLAPPIVLPDQSGSSTFRALAWSQDDDLSAEPVPYAGPDDYPEVNGPNPYLGDESTRIVSQHVPTQYDDEPRGVPRLPMAVFAAAGILAVVGIGGVAIALTSVSETDTPTPSTAPVSGVYTPPPVEQPPAVQTAPPIVTVTQAPPAPPPEPVAPQPVAPTTTTTQPPTTTTTTTTTTTTTTTTTTTTTTTPSTTTTTTTTTTVPSTTTTTVPSTLPTTTAEVTTVSQAPAMTTTYINVPLLPPIPIQVPNPAAPAAP; encoded by the coding sequence ATGACCGACCCGTTGGGGTTGTCCATCGGGACGACCAACCTGGTCGCGGCACGTGTCGGCGACCGTCCGGTGACCCGGCGCGCTGTTCTGACACTTCCCGTGCAGGGTGCGCCGGAAGTCGGCGTGCCGTCCGGCCGGCCGGGACAGGTACTGACCGGATTCGTTGACCGCGTGGGAGATCCGGTACCGCTGGTGGCCCCCGACGGATCGTCCTATCCCGCCGACGACCTGCTGGTCGAGGCGCTGGAGGCGATGGTGGGTGTCGCGGGCGGCACCGTGTCGGCGCAGACCGCGATCGCGGTGCCCGCCCACTGGGACGCCGCCACGCTTCGGGCGCTGCGGGCAAGCCTGCGGTCCAATCCGGTGCTTTCCCCGAACGGAACGACACCGCGGCTGGTCTCGGATGCCGTCGCGGCGCTGACCTCGCTGCGCGCCCACCCGGGTCTGGGTGCCGGCGGCCCGGTGGTGCTGGTGGACCTGGGCGGTGGCGGGACCAGCATCACCCTCGCCGATTCGGGCCTGGGCTTCGAACCGCTCGACGAGACGACCAGGGTGGCCGAGTTCTCGGGCGACCTGATCGACCAGGCGTTGTTGACCCACGTGTTGTCCGGCATCGAGGACACCGATCCGGGAGCCACCGCGGCGGTCGGACTGCTCGGCACGCTGCGCGACGAATGCCGGCAGGCCAAGGAACGCCTGTCCGCGGCGGCCGCCACCGAGATCCCGGTGGAGTTGCCCGGTTACCGGTCGGTGGTCCGGGTGACCCGCGCCGAGCTGGAGGCGTTACTCGCCGAGCCGGTGCAGCACGTGCTCGATGAACTGGATAATCTGTTGCAGCGCAACAGGATCAGCTGGACAGATGTGACCGTCGTCGCGACCGCGGGTGGCGGCGCCAGCATTCCGCTGGTCACCCAGAAGCTCTCCGCGCATACCCAGATCCCGGTGGTGAGCACCCCGCAGCCCGCCCTGGACGCGGCCGTCGGCGCGGCGCTGTTCGCGGCCTACGCGGCGGAGGCCGGCGCGCAGACCGGGATGGCTCCCGCGCTCGGAGCCGACGCCCCGACCAGTCTGGCGCCGCCCATCGTGCTCCCGGATCAGTCCGGGTCCTCGACGTTCCGGGCGTTGGCCTGGTCACAGGACGACGATCTGTCCGCCGAGCCGGTGCCCTACGCCGGACCCGATGACTATCCCGAGGTCAACGGACCGAACCCGTATCTCGGCGATGAGTCCACCCGCATTGTCTCCCAACATGTTCCGACCCAATACGATGACGAGCCGCGCGGCGTCCCGCGGCTACCGATGGCGGTGTTCGCCGCCGCCGGCATCCTGGCTGTCGTCGGCATCGGTGGCGTGGCGATCGCGCTGACCAGTGTGTCCGAGACGGACACGCCCACCCCGTCGACGGCCCCGGTGTCCGGGGTGTACACACCACCGCCGGTCGAGCAGCCCCCGGCCGTCCAGACAGCGCCACCGATCGTCACCGTCACCCAGGCACCGCCGGCGCCGCCACCGGAACCCGTCGCGCCGCAGCCGGTGGCACCGACGACCACCACAACGCAGCCGCCGACCACCACGACCACGACGACGACCACCACGACCACCACGACGACGACCACCACGACGACGACCACGACGCCGTCTACCACCACCACGACCACGACCACCACGACCGTGCCGTCCACCACCACCACGACGGTGCCGAGCACGTTGCCGACCACCACCGCAGAGGTCACCACGGTGTCGCAGGCGCCGGCGATGACGACCACATATATCAACGTGCCTTTGCTGCCCCCGATCCCCATCCAGGTGCCCAACCCGGCGGCCCCAGCGGCTCCGTAG
- a CDS encoding nuclear transport factor 2 family protein → MSGMVDNLAEIEEIKKVKYRYMRALDTKHWDDFADTLTEDVVGDYGESLGEEHHFTDRASLVEFMRTSMPAGIITEHKVTHPEIEVDGDEATGIWYLQDKVIAPEFNFMLIGAGFYHDTYRRTPQGWKISKTGYDRTYDASLSTESLGFKVKAGRAVNI, encoded by the coding sequence ATGTCGGGCATGGTTGACAACCTCGCTGAAATCGAAGAAATCAAGAAGGTCAAGTACCGCTACATGCGCGCGCTGGACACCAAGCATTGGGACGATTTCGCCGATACCCTGACCGAGGATGTGGTGGGAGACTACGGCGAGTCCCTCGGTGAGGAACACCACTTCACCGACCGTGCCTCACTGGTGGAGTTCATGCGCACCTCCATGCCGGCCGGCATCATCACCGAGCACAAGGTGACCCATCCGGAGATCGAGGTCGACGGCGACGAGGCGACCGGGATCTGGTACCTGCAGGACAAGGTCATCGCCCCCGAGTTCAACTTCATGCTCATCGGTGCCGGCTTCTACCACGACACCTACCGGCGCACCCCGCAGGGCTGGAAGATCAGCAAGACCGGGTACGACCGGACCTATGACGCGTCGTTGTCCACCGAGAGCCTCGGCTTCAAGGTGAAAGCCGGTCGCGCCGTTAATATCTGA
- a CDS encoding L,D-transpeptidase family protein, which yields MRRLLVVLSALWLTLASAPVANAVETPWFAGSVGNATQVISVVGVGPTTAKIDVWERTAAGWTPVGVGIPAHIGSSGMAQEIREGSMKTPMGVFPLDFAFGTQANPGGGLPYVQVGPNHWWDGDVNSPTYNTMQVCEKARCPFATEGSGTENLQIPQYAHAVVMGVNKARVPGAGSAFFLHTTDGSATAGCVAIDDAALVKIIRWLRPGALIAVSK from the coding sequence ATGCGCCGACTACTGGTGGTGTTGAGCGCGCTCTGGCTGACCCTGGCGTCGGCGCCGGTCGCCAACGCCGTCGAGACCCCCTGGTTCGCCGGTTCGGTCGGCAACGCCACCCAGGTCATTTCCGTTGTGGGCGTGGGGCCTACCACGGCCAAGATCGACGTGTGGGAGCGGACCGCGGCCGGCTGGACACCGGTCGGTGTGGGGATACCCGCGCACATTGGGTCCAGCGGCATGGCGCAGGAGATCCGCGAGGGGTCGATGAAGACCCCGATGGGGGTGTTCCCCCTGGACTTCGCCTTCGGTACCCAGGCCAATCCCGGCGGTGGCCTGCCCTATGTGCAGGTGGGGCCGAACCATTGGTGGGACGGCGACGTGAACAGCCCGACCTACAACACCATGCAGGTGTGCGAGAAGGCCCGGTGCCCGTTCGCCACCGAGGGCAGCGGCACCGAGAACCTGCAGATCCCGCAGTACGCGCATGCCGTGGTGATGGGGGTCAACAAGGCCAGGGTGCCCGGTGCGGGCAGCGCGTTCTTCCTGCACACCACCGACGGCAGCGCGACCGCGGGATGCGTCGCGATCGACGATGCCGCCCTGGTGAAGATCATCCGGTGGCTACGCCCCGGCGCCCTCATCGCCGTGTCGAAATAG
- a CDS encoding bifunctional phosphatase PAP2/diacylglycerol kinase family protein: MGLGTVDRRVFLAVAESDSKVLDTVMPKLTAAADHSKLWFAIGAGLFATGTPSMRRGAARGLLTLAVTSLVTNQGAKRIWKRPRPDFAAVPFVRRSRRMPTSNSLPSGHSASAAAFAVGVGLENRNLGVCLGALAGLVGLSRVATGAHYPGDVLAGFGIGTAVALVGAGVVPTIVEPPITAGEPHRYDTPPRPQGEGVILVVNPNSGSGTGRRILDEVRKALPAAEIVAVGDDGDIEDKLREAAERAEVLAVGGGDGTVSTAAGIAVQAGVPLAVFPGGTFNHFAKDIGCDTVAATVEALRSGSAAYADTIAFNDSGTVVNTASIGAYPKFVRIREKLEHKMGKPLAGAYALYRTLRTDATVRIRYDNKTVQTSLFFLGNSLYSPSGFAPSRRVRMDDGLIDVRILETGRKCATLRILTALATGRLVHSPLYHELRVPEFSFTAVDGPTQIAHDGEVEIVCQEATFKNRYRSLPVFRPLP, from the coding sequence ATGGGACTCGGAACGGTCGACCGGCGCGTATTCCTGGCCGTTGCAGAATCGGACAGCAAGGTGCTCGACACGGTGATGCCCAAACTCACCGCGGCCGCCGACCACTCCAAATTGTGGTTTGCGATCGGCGCCGGACTGTTCGCCACCGGAACCCCGTCCATGCGCCGTGGCGCGGCGCGGGGCCTGCTGACGCTGGCGGTGACCAGCCTGGTCACCAATCAGGGCGCCAAGCGCATCTGGAAACGACCCCGCCCGGACTTCGCGGCGGTGCCCTTCGTCCGGCGGTCGCGGCGGATGCCGACGTCGAACTCGCTGCCGTCGGGGCATTCGGCCAGCGCGGCCGCGTTCGCTGTCGGTGTTGGCCTGGAGAACCGCAATCTGGGCGTCTGCCTGGGTGCACTTGCCGGGCTGGTCGGCCTGTCCCGGGTGGCCACCGGTGCGCACTATCCCGGCGATGTGCTGGCCGGATTCGGGATCGGCACCGCCGTCGCCTTGGTCGGGGCCGGGGTGGTGCCCACCATCGTGGAGCCCCCGATCACCGCCGGCGAACCGCACCGCTACGACACCCCGCCCCGCCCGCAGGGTGAAGGCGTGATCCTGGTCGTCAATCCGAATTCCGGCAGCGGCACCGGGCGCCGCATCCTCGACGAGGTGCGCAAGGCACTGCCCGCGGCCGAGATCGTCGCGGTCGGCGACGACGGGGATATCGAGGACAAGCTGCGCGAGGCCGCCGAGCGGGCCGAGGTGCTGGCCGTCGGCGGCGGTGACGGCACGGTGTCCACCGCAGCCGGTATCGCGGTGCAGGCGGGGGTGCCGCTGGCGGTGTTCCCCGGCGGGACCTTCAATCATTTCGCCAAGGACATCGGCTGCGACACCGTCGCCGCCACCGTCGAGGCGCTGCGCAGCGGGTCGGCCGCCTACGCCGACACCATCGCGTTCAACGACTCCGGGACCGTGGTCAACACGGCGAGCATCGGCGCCTACCCGAAGTTCGTCCGCATCCGGGAAAAGCTGGAGCACAAGATGGGTAAGCCCCTGGCCGGTGCGTACGCGCTGTACCGCACCCTGCGCACCGACGCCACGGTGCGAATCCGCTACGACAACAAGACCGTGCAGACATCGTTGTTCTTCCTCGGCAATTCGCTGTACTCGCCGTCGGGCTTCGCCCCGTCGCGACGGGTCCGGATGGACGACGGACTCATCGACGTGCGCATCCTGGAGACCGGCCGCAAGTGCGCCACGCTGCGCATCCTGACCGCGCTGGCCACCGGCAGACTCGTACACAGCCCGCTGTACCACGAATTGCGGGTACCCGAGTTCAGCTTCACCGCGGTGGACGGCCCCACCCAGATCGCCCACGACGGCGAGGTGGAAATCGTCTGCCAGGAAGCGACTTTCAAGAACCGATATCGCTCACTGCCGGTGTTTCGTCCGCTGCCCTGA
- a CDS encoding phosphatase PAP2 family protein codes for MPDRIFPRHPAALIGALVAAAVFALALAGVLARWEWMEHADWAVLDPLYRYGTAHPGWVRTWDVLCTVFHPAVFRLITLIWIVYLLMGRRPDRYQLVLYLAATVEFSALLVTFTKAIVSLPRPATALVAEHSSAFPSGHALGTAVAVTAIVFAASPRLGGRARTAAIVIGVLIVIAVGAGRVVLNVHHPSDVLAGWALGYLWALACLPILTNRRLRAADETPAVSDIGS; via the coding sequence TTGCCAGACAGAATTTTCCCGCGTCACCCCGCTGCGCTGATCGGTGCGTTGGTGGCTGCCGCGGTGTTCGCGCTCGCGCTGGCCGGGGTGCTGGCGCGCTGGGAGTGGATGGAGCACGCCGACTGGGCGGTGCTGGATCCGCTGTACCGCTACGGCACCGCGCATCCGGGCTGGGTGCGGACCTGGGATGTGCTGTGCACGGTGTTTCATCCGGCGGTGTTCCGGCTGATCACGTTGATCTGGATCGTCTACCTGTTGATGGGGCGTCGCCCGGACCGATATCAGCTGGTGTTGTATCTCGCCGCCACGGTGGAGTTCTCCGCGCTGCTCGTGACCTTCACGAAAGCGATTGTGTCACTGCCACGTCCGGCCACCGCGCTGGTGGCGGAGCATTCTTCGGCCTTCCCGTCCGGGCATGCCCTCGGGACCGCGGTGGCGGTGACGGCGATCGTGTTCGCCGCATCGCCCAGGTTGGGCGGCCGAGCGCGCACCGCGGCCATCGTGATCGGCGTCCTGATCGTCATCGCGGTCGGCGCGGGCCGGGTGGTGCTCAATGTGCATCACCCCTCCGACGTGCTGGCGGGTTGGGCGCTGGGTTATCTGTGGGCACTGGCATGTCTGCCGATACTCACCAACCGGCGACTCAGGGCAGCGGACGAAACACCGGCAGTGAGCGATATCGGTTCTTGA
- a CDS encoding NUDIX hydrolase, whose product MTISYDDALRDRIRANLAGHVRRTFTDTAKRRAAVAITLVDSHVGEDRVDPAPVEDWIAGRPMPESLDGRMVDVSGGASFLLCRRASRLNSHAAQWALPGGRLDPGENSVDAALRELHEEVGVELPGSSVLGLLDDYPTRSGYVITPVVLWGGGRLELHPSPDEVVAVYRVGLHQLQRADSPRFIEIPESPRPVVQIPLGNDLIHAPTGAVLLQLRWLGLEGRGDAVDHLEQPVFAWK is encoded by the coding sequence GTGACCATCAGCTACGACGACGCGCTTCGCGACCGCATCCGGGCAAATCTGGCCGGCCACGTCCGCCGCACGTTCACCGACACCGCCAAGCGGCGCGCCGCCGTCGCCATCACGCTGGTGGACTCCCACGTCGGTGAGGATCGGGTGGATCCGGCGCCGGTCGAGGACTGGATCGCCGGCCGGCCGATGCCCGAATCACTGGACGGGCGCATGGTCGACGTATCCGGGGGCGCCTCGTTCCTGTTGTGCCGCCGGGCATCACGGCTGAACTCGCATGCCGCTCAGTGGGCGCTGCCGGGCGGCCGGCTCGATCCCGGTGAGAATTCCGTCGATGCCGCGCTGCGCGAACTCCACGAAGAGGTCGGGGTCGAGTTGCCGGGAAGCTCGGTGCTGGGCCTGCTCGACGACTACCCCACCCGGTCGGGTTATGTCATCACCCCGGTGGTGCTGTGGGGTGGCGGCCGACTGGAGCTACACCCCTCCCCCGACGAGGTGGTCGCCGTCTACCGGGTCGGACTGCACCAGCTCCAACGCGCCGACTCGCCGCGGTTCATCGAGATCCCGGAGAGCCCGCGGCCCGTCGTACAGATCCCGTTGGGCAATGACCTCATCCATGCCCCGACCGGCGCGGTGCTGCTCCAGTTGCGCTGGCTCGGGCTGGAGGGGCGGGGCGACGCCGTCGACCACCTCGAGCAGCCGGTATTTGCCTGGAAGTGA
- a CDS encoding trans-aconitate 2-methyltransferase codes for MWNPDTYLAFADHRGRPFFDLVGRIAAPHPRRVADLGCGPGNLTETLSVRWPGAVVQGWDSSAEMVAAATERGLDVRLGGIAEWSPAPDTDVVISNAALQWVPEHRELIVRWAGQLAPGSSIAFQVPGNFDAPSHVAVREVARREPFAEALRDMPFRDADVVATPSEYAGLLTDAGCEVDAWESTYVHELTGATPVLDWITGTALTQVKERLTEQQWQQYRQAIIPELARAYPRRADGRTFFPFRRVFVVARVG; via the coding sequence ATGTGGAACCCCGACACCTACCTGGCCTTCGCCGACCACCGCGGTCGGCCGTTCTTCGATCTGGTCGGCCGGATCGCCGCGCCGCATCCGCGCCGGGTGGCGGACCTGGGGTGCGGTCCCGGCAACCTGACCGAGACGCTGAGCGTGCGCTGGCCGGGGGCGGTGGTGCAGGGCTGGGATTCCTCGGCGGAGATGGTCGCCGCGGCCACCGAACGGGGCCTGGACGTGCGTCTGGGCGGGATCGCCGAATGGTCACCGGCACCCGACACCGACGTCGTCATTTCCAATGCCGCGCTGCAGTGGGTGCCCGAACACCGCGAGCTCATCGTGCGCTGGGCCGGCCAGCTGGCCCCGGGATCGTCGATCGCCTTCCAGGTGCCGGGAAATTTCGACGCCCCGTCGCATGTCGCGGTGCGCGAGGTGGCCCGCCGGGAACCGTTCGCCGAGGCGTTGCGAGACATGCCGTTCCGGGACGCCGATGTGGTCGCCACCCCGTCCGAATACGCCGGGCTGCTGACCGACGCCGGCTGCGAGGTGGACGCCTGGGAGAGCACCTACGTGCACGAGTTGACCGGTGCTACACCGGTCCTGGACTGGATCACCGGCACCGCGCTGACCCAGGTGAAGGAACGGCTGACCGAACAGCAGTGGCAGCAGTACCGGCAGGCCATCATTCCCGAGCTGGCGCGGGCCTACCCGCGGCGCGCGGACGGGCGGACCTTCTTCCCGTTCCGACGGGTCTTCGTGGTGGCCCGGGTCGGGTGA
- a CDS encoding amidohydrolase family protein codes for MNEATTVRRIWGSLGLSGIIDVHTHFMPKNVMDKVWLYFDSAGPLVGREWPITYRADEDARLRTLRAFGVRAFTSLVYPHKPQMAAWLNQWAAQFAAATPDCLSTATFYPEPGAARYVTEAIEGGARVFKAHVQVGAYDPTDPLLDDVWGVLADAGTPVVIHCGSGPAPGTFTGPDPVEAVLARHPRLRLIIAHMGMPEYEPFLDICERHAGVHLDTTMAFTAFAEETMPFPPGAYPRLRDLGDRILFGSDFPNIPYHYTHAMTVLTELPGVDDDWLRGVLARNAAELFGLQIPD; via the coding sequence ATGAATGAGGCAACAACGGTTCGGCGCATCTGGGGATCGCTGGGGCTATCCGGAATCATCGACGTGCACACCCACTTCATGCCCAAGAACGTGATGGACAAGGTGTGGCTGTATTTCGACAGCGCCGGGCCGCTGGTGGGGCGGGAATGGCCGATCACCTATCGCGCCGACGAGGATGCCCGGCTCCGCACGCTGCGTGCGTTCGGTGTGCGGGCGTTCACCTCGCTGGTGTATCCGCACAAACCTCAGATGGCGGCCTGGCTGAATCAGTGGGCGGCGCAGTTCGCCGCCGCGACACCGGATTGTCTGTCCACCGCGACCTTCTATCCCGAACCCGGTGCCGCCCGATATGTCACCGAGGCCATCGAGGGCGGTGCGCGGGTATTCAAGGCCCATGTCCAGGTCGGCGCCTATGATCCGACCGACCCGCTGCTCGACGACGTGTGGGGCGTGCTCGCCGATGCCGGAACTCCGGTCGTCATCCACTGCGGCTCGGGCCCCGCACCCGGCACGTTCACCGGTCCGGATCCGGTCGAGGCCGTACTGGCGCGCCATCCGCGGCTCCGGCTGATCATCGCGCACATGGGAATGCCGGAATACGAACCGTTCCTCGATATCTGCGAGCGCCATGCCGGCGTCCACCTGGACACCACGATGGCGTTCACCGCATTCGCCGAGGAGACCATGCCGTTCCCGCCGGGCGCCTATCCGCGGCTACGTGACCTCGGCGACCGGATCCTGTTCGGCAGCGATTTCCCCAACATCCCGTACCACTACACCCACGCGATGACGGTGCTCACCGAACTGCCCGGTGTCGACGACGACTGGCTGCGCGGGGTGCTCGCGCGTAATGCGGCTGAACTGTTCGGTTTACAGATACCCGACTGA